The nucleotide sequence TGTGTGTGTGTTGATCAGCTGAGGATTAGATGCAGCTGTGCAGCTCTCAGCCTGGCTGCAGGTCCTGGATCAGGTCTGATGGTGCTTGAAATCATGGATGAGTCAGCGTTGGAGCGTTACTTTGATGACTCCATTGCAAATGTGAGTACAGACTGACTCTGTTTGACTcccaaaactttatttaaaatttccttttttttttttacgtttctCTCTCATGTGAAGTCAAACTGTCTCATTTATTCTGAATATTCtaagaggaaaacaaatcaCTTTCTGAGTGTTGtcagaaaacatgaaacatgttgCAAACCCACATTTCAAGtcatcatattttaatatttatttattgttatttattgtttagtttTCACAACgtatttcataattttctgttgaggttccctcccttttttaatttattcattcatcagctaattttgatgtaattttctggCCACTTTTTACGATTTTTCTGAAGTGAcgtgaagctgcagctgcagcactaAATCCTGCAGACTTCAACTGAAGAAATGTCAGCGTGTAAGCAGATGCTCTCACTGTGGATTCATGTTTCAGTCTTTTATGAAGAGAATGATGTGAAAGAaagatttattgtttattcacaATTATTATGATGCCGTGTCGCTGCAGCACGATACAGAAGATTTCCCGGTTTGTCagccttaaaaataaaacactgaatagggaataacaacaatatttaaaataataataataaatagattaaaaataaacttttttttttcccctgtaggACTCCAGCTTCATTTTGGGGGAGGAGCTGGGCCTCCAGTGCCCTGCCCCCTCACTGGCGGGGAAGGCGGGACCGAGTGGCGAGCTGGGGGAGGAGCTCGACCTCAGCTTCCTACCTGATGACCTCAGCACGCAGGAGGAGCCGAGTCGTCATGATGACACAGGTATGACACTGCGGGCCtaagttttctttaaatttcacacaaacattttaaaggcaaaaaagtctgTCAACACTTTTGGGCGTGGCCTGCGTGAGGTCACATGGTGCAGGTTAACTCTGTGGTCGTGTTTCAGCGGCGAGTCACACGGCAGCTCTGGACCTGTCTCACGACAGCGCCATCTGTCTGGACTTCAACTCCCAGGattccacagcagcagcagctgaaccCCAGAAGGGGCCGTCCATGGCGGCACTGGTCGCCTCCCCCTTCTGTCCCATGACCCCGATGACCCCCATGACCCCTGTTACCCCAGTGACCGAGAGGTCAGGAATCATCCCGCAGCTACAGTAAGTTACTTTACTGATACTGCAGTACTGATACCTgctagggctgggtgatatggaataaaataaaatcagtcgaccctttgactcctaagtgagatatgaagatattaTAAggtaattaatataattttggtttaaatctttattttctgtcaaacattgaacatgacaaatatacggtagaacaggcatcaccaactggaggactaaagaagtcactttcacctctgcagatgtgtctgtttcagacactttggtgctgtgaggagaagctgcactgtttgtctgtctcactgcgctgctgtcggaccatcggctgtttgatccgccatgatgaaatgctgtggctgtcaaacactcagctgttcgacagtcaaagtccttcactgcgtTTGGTTCTCCGCTgcgctattcttattatcattggctgttcgtgttgtctgtcaaaacgtGGCTGGAATTTGTTCTATCGAATTTCTATCGattacgtctcatatttcaatcaagCAAAAGTTATATCATGATTGATATCGTTattgttttatcgcccagccctatgcAGTACTGATACTGCAGTGCTGATACTGGAGaactgagagtgtgtgtgtgtgtgtgtgtgtgtgtgtgtgtgtgtgtgtgtgtgtgtgtgtgtgtgtgtgtttagaaaCATCGTCTCCACGGTGAACCTCGGCTGTCCTCTGGATCTGAAGTTCATCGCCCTCCAAGCCAGAAATGCAGAGTACAACCCGAAGGTAGCGCCGTCTTTGAAGGCCTCCTGTTCAGCTGTTTGGTTCCAGTTAAATTTCAGGTGGATTTGACTTTGGATTTTGCGTCTTCAGTTATTTGTGAAACCTCTGGTCCGGGAACGGTGGGACGGTGGGACGCTCTGCAAACTGtaactaaaacaaaatgcagtcaTCTATAAACTGTTTTGATGTATATTCAGCTGAAACAGTATAGAGAGGCTCGCAGGTTTGGATGcgtgttttctctaaaaatcaccaaaaagtttgagggaaaaaaagaaaatcaccaaaaaaagctCTCAAACCTGCCAAAATATCgctgcaatttttaaagaataatgcttcattcatttattttaggaCTGTAGATGGTGAAATCAGGTGTCGAGAAACATTGTCATAAAGTTTTTGGACAGTCCTCACAGTTTGTCCGTCCTCGTTCAAACACGGATGACGATCGATGTAACGTGTTGAGTTTTGTTGTTTCAGCGTTTCGCGGCCGTCATCATGAGGATCAGAGAGCCTCGGACCACCGCGCTCATCTTCAGCTCCGGGAAGATGGTCTGCACCGGAGCCAAGAGGTCAGGCTGTCCCCCTGTCTGTCCCCCTGtctgctcacctgtctgtccccctgtctgctcacctgtctgtccccctgtctgctcacctgtctgtccccCTGTCTGTCCACCGGTCTGAGCGCGTGCAGTGAGGAGCAGTCGCGGCTCGCAGCGAGGAAATACGCCCGCGTGGTCCAGAAACTGGGCTTCCCTGCCCGCTTCCTGGACTTTAAGATCCAGAACATGGTGGCGAGCTGCGACGTCTGTTTCCCCATCAGACTGGAGGGCCTGGTCCTGACGCACCAGCAGTTCAGCAGGTAGACGCGCTGCAAATAGCAgtttctaggcctggaaaagttttggaaaagtaaatATGTCCTGAAGGTTTTGGAAAACTCATGAAAATCTTTCTCACAAGCCCGTTTAATAACGATAATTTCTGTTGTTTCAGCTTCTGGCTGATAATTAATAAATCTGCTTTGTATAAACGGGATCATTTATGGTGATTTGAAGTAATTTTCCAAAACCATGAGCCTGTAGGtttggaagacatgttttctttaaaaatcctccaaaatgtttaaagaaaagaaaatgtcaaaactttttcttaaaaatgacaaaaaaagggaaaaaaatcatccaattttttttaaaaaaaaaaaaatagctaaaaaaatcaaggaatcaaaaaaaaaaggggtttttttttcctttgaaaaataataaaggaaaaaaatgccaattttttatttaaaagtgacGAGTTCTGAAGGaatattttccttaaaaattggcagtaaaatacaaaaaaaatccagccaCTTAAAGTCGTATGCCCCTCTGCTTACAAGAACCTGATGTATCtgtggtcatttcagagaatgtttggtctgtaacatttgcctcaaagtcctggaaaagtcctggaaagttattcataaaaatgtgaatgaaccCTGCACATgaaattcttttatttatttcaaagaaCTTTAAAACGCTCAGACTTCCTCTCTGGTCAGTCGGTCTCTTCAGACAGACGGTTGTAATTATCAGCGTCTTTTTGGTGCACAGTTATGAGCCGGAGCTGTTTCCGGGCCTCATCTACCGCATGGTGAAGCCTCGCATCGTCCTGCTCATCTTCGTGTCCGGGAAAGTTGTCCTGACAGGTAATCAAACTCTGgagggtttgttttttgatttcttacaaGATGTTCGTCTCCTTATTTTAGGAGCTTTCTCAtcataaagaatatttttataGAAAAGATCTCGGGATTCTgagattatttttgattttatgattttttttctttggtgaaCGCCGTCCATTTCCACACACAggttataaataaagttgtaataacTCTGCAGTCTTGTGTTGAATTTCAGGAGCTAAAGAACGAGCTGAGATCTATGAGGCGTTTGAGAACATTTATCCCATCCTGAGAGGCTTCAGGAAACAGTGACGTCACTTCCTGTTTATGTGTAAATAATATTTAGTGtgaatctgttttattttgt is from Plectropomus leopardus isolate mb unplaced genomic scaffold, YSFRI_Pleo_2.0 unplaced_scaffold362, whole genome shotgun sequence and encodes:
- the tbpl2 gene encoding TATA box-binding protein-like 2 isoform X2, with product MVLEIMDESALERYFDDSIANDSSFILGEELGLQCPAPSLAGKAGPSGELGEELDLSFLPDDLSTQEEPSRHDDTAASHTAALDLSHDSAICLDFNSQDSTAAAAEPQKGPSMAALVASPFCPMTPMTPMTPVTPVTERSGIIPQLQNIVSTVNLGCPLDLKFIALQARNAEYNPKRFAAVIMRIREPRTTALIFSSGKMVCTGAKSEEQSRLAARKYARVVQKLGFPARFLDFKIQNMVASCDVCFPIRLEGLVLTHQQFSSYEPELFPGLIYRMVKPRIVLLIFVSGKVVLTGAKERAEIYEAFENIYPILRGFRKQ
- the tbpl2 gene encoding TATA box-binding protein-like 2 isoform X1, producing the protein MVLEIMDESALERYFDDSIANDSSFILGEELGLQCPAPSLAGKAGPSGELGEELDLSFLPDDLSTQEEPSRHDDTAASHTAALDLSHDSAICLDFNSQDSTAAAAEPQKGPSMAALVASPFCPMTPMTPMTPVTPVTERSGIIPQLQNIVSTVNLGCPLDLKFIALQARNAEYNPKRFAAVIMRIREPRTTALIFSSGKMVCTGAKSEEQSRLAARKYARVVQKLGFPARFLDFKIQNMVASCDVCFPIRLEGLVLTHQQFSSYEPELFPGLIYRMVKPRIVLLIFVSGKVVLTGNQTLEGLFFDFLQDVRLLILGAFSS